One genomic window of Burkholderia diffusa includes the following:
- a CDS encoding FadR/GntR family transcriptional regulator, with the protein MAAMTARGRTEVVMRKIETALLDGTWPAGARLPAERVLAQQYGVARNTVREATQRLVARGLLQSRRGAGVYVTDQLRSGIASPWGQLVADHPALRDDILEFRRVLEGATAYFAALRADANDRRRIRALLRELETAHANDDAAVEASTDAKLHEAIALASHNTMFLHLHTSVIGMLREHISINVAGMTTHDEQASELLLLQHRVVCEAICAHRPEEARTAMQTHIDYVRSHFERSGDTA; encoded by the coding sequence ATGGCGGCGATGACGGCACGGGGCCGGACCGAAGTGGTGATGCGCAAAATCGAGACGGCGCTGCTCGACGGCACCTGGCCGGCCGGTGCGCGGCTGCCGGCCGAGCGCGTGCTCGCGCAGCAGTACGGCGTCGCGCGCAATACCGTGCGCGAGGCGACGCAGCGGCTCGTCGCGCGCGGGCTGCTGCAGAGCCGGCGCGGCGCGGGCGTGTACGTGACGGACCAGTTGCGCTCGGGCATTGCGTCGCCGTGGGGCCAACTGGTCGCCGACCACCCGGCGCTGCGCGACGACATACTCGAATTCCGTCGCGTGCTCGAAGGCGCGACCGCGTATTTCGCCGCGTTGCGCGCGGATGCGAACGACCGGCGCCGGATCCGTGCGCTGCTGCGCGAGCTCGAGACCGCGCACGCGAACGACGACGCGGCCGTCGAGGCATCGACCGACGCGAAGCTGCACGAGGCGATCGCGCTCGCATCGCACAACACGATGTTCCTGCACCTGCACACGAGCGTGATCGGGATGCTGCGCGAGCACATCTCGATCAACGTCGCGGGGATGACGACGCACGACGAGCAGGCGTCCGAGCTGCTGTTGCTTCAGCACCGGGTAGTCTGCGAAGCGATCTGCGCGCACCGGCCCGAGGAGGCGCGCACCGCGATGCAGACCCATATCGACTACGTGCGCAGCCACTTCGAACGAAGCGGCGACACGGCGTGA
- a CDS encoding phospholipase D family protein: MLTSLIRRAPAALSWRTACRPARALAICALLSLVAACATHPPATTLDRPVSHALPADTATPLRNALAAPEAAHPGQSGFRLLPDGATALQMRIALARAATKTLDMQYYIATEDTTGKLLLAAALYAADRGVRVRMLVDDLNFRDIDRVMAALNTHPKIEIRVFNPFGASHYGMVERTANSLTRIDSFTRRMHNKAMIADNQIAIVGGRNLGDEYFSASPTLQFRDLDVLAAGPVTNDISTSFDDYWASASSYPLRVLNHQTFDPKELDAMRDELRDHWRKNADPYNAKPLNATPLAQQIARDELELVWARAEFKVDAPDKVVRPTDAYVSPPMQRLVELTRGAQQEFLAFSPYFVPHDAGVKILGDTTARGVRVAILTNSLAATDAVAVQAGYAPYRVPLLRRGVELYEFKARPNPPSAGLFGSRSRASLHAKAYVIDRKILVIGSLNLDPRSAHLNTELALVIHSPTIAQQAATIFARVTQPDESYRVSLATPAGGGPPELEWTGTDNGEPATYHVDPHAGLMRNLMTGFFMLLPVDDQL, translated from the coding sequence GTGCTCACGTCTTTGATCCGGCGCGCGCCGGCCGCGCTGTCGTGGCGCACCGCCTGCCGCCCGGCCCGCGCGCTCGCCATCTGCGCGCTGCTGTCGCTGGTCGCCGCCTGCGCGACGCATCCGCCCGCCACCACGCTCGATCGCCCCGTCTCGCACGCATTGCCGGCCGATACCGCGACGCCGCTGCGCAACGCGCTGGCCGCGCCGGAAGCCGCGCATCCGGGGCAATCGGGCTTCCGGCTGCTGCCCGACGGCGCGACCGCGCTGCAGATGCGCATCGCGCTCGCGCGCGCGGCGACGAAGACACTCGACATGCAGTACTACATCGCGACCGAGGACACGACCGGCAAGCTGCTGCTCGCCGCGGCACTGTATGCGGCCGATCGCGGCGTGCGCGTGCGGATGCTGGTCGACGACCTGAATTTCCGCGATATCGACCGCGTGATGGCCGCGCTCAATACGCACCCGAAGATCGAGATTCGCGTGTTCAACCCATTCGGCGCGTCGCACTACGGGATGGTCGAGCGCACGGCCAACTCCCTGACGAGGATCGACAGCTTCACGCGGCGGATGCACAACAAGGCGATGATCGCGGACAACCAGATCGCGATCGTCGGCGGCCGCAATCTCGGCGACGAATACTTCAGCGCGAGCCCGACACTGCAGTTCCGCGATCTCGACGTGCTCGCGGCCGGCCCCGTGACGAACGACATCTCGACGAGCTTCGACGATTACTGGGCGAGCGCGAGCAGCTATCCGCTGCGGGTGCTGAATCATCAGACGTTCGATCCGAAGGAGCTCGACGCGATGCGCGACGAGCTGCGCGACCACTGGCGCAAGAACGCCGATCCATACAACGCGAAGCCGCTGAACGCGACGCCGCTTGCGCAGCAGATCGCGCGCGACGAGCTCGAGCTCGTGTGGGCGCGAGCCGAGTTCAAGGTCGACGCGCCGGACAAGGTCGTGCGGCCGACCGACGCGTACGTGAGTCCGCCGATGCAGCGCCTCGTCGAACTGACGCGCGGCGCGCAGCAGGAATTCCTCGCGTTTTCGCCGTACTTCGTGCCGCATGACGCGGGCGTGAAGATCCTGGGCGACACGACCGCGCGCGGCGTGCGCGTCGCGATCCTGACCAATTCGCTTGCCGCGACCGACGCGGTCGCCGTACAAGCCGGCTACGCGCCGTACCGCGTGCCGCTGCTGCGGCGCGGCGTCGAACTGTACGAATTCAAGGCGCGGCCGAACCCGCCGAGCGCGGGCCTGTTCGGCTCGCGCTCGCGCGCGAGCCTGCATGCGAAGGCGTACGTGATCGACCGCAAGATCCTCGTGATCGGTTCGCTGAACCTCGATCCGCGTTCCGCGCACCTGAATACCGAACTCGCGCTCGTGATCCACAGCCCGACGATCGCGCAGCAGGCCGCGACGATCTTCGCGCGCGTGACGCAGCCGGACGAAAGCTACCGCGTAAGCCTCGCGACGCCCGCGGGCGGAGGCCCGCCCGAACTCGAGTGGACCGGCACCGACAATGGCGAGCCGGCGACTTATCACGTCGATCCGCATGCCGGGCTGATGCGCAACCTGATGACGGGCTTCTTCATGCTGCTGCCGGTCGACGACCAGTTGTAA
- a CDS encoding glycosyltransferase family 2 protein produces the protein MSKLHASSTHLVLIPSYNPGVKVDTTVRNARAQWNPVWVVVDGSTDGSAERLQAMAERDPGLRVIVLPENRGKGVAVLAGLDAAAASGFTHVLTMDSDGQHPADLIPEFMAASQAAPDAMVLGLPKFDASAPQLRVQGRRLSNGWADLETLWAGIGDSLYGFRVYPVAPLAAIMHRQSWMRGFDFDPEAAVRLCWAGVRPIRIEAPVRYFGAHEGGVSHFHYGRDNALLVWMHLRLFAGFVVRLPMLVARRLTRRSPAALSRSSGRGD, from the coding sequence ATGTCCAAGCTGCACGCGTCGTCCACGCATCTCGTACTGATTCCGAGCTACAACCCGGGCGTCAAGGTCGACACGACCGTGCGCAACGCCCGCGCGCAGTGGAATCCGGTGTGGGTCGTCGTCGACGGCAGCACCGACGGCAGCGCCGAGCGGCTGCAGGCGATGGCCGAACGCGACCCCGGGCTGCGCGTGATCGTGCTGCCGGAGAACCGCGGCAAGGGCGTCGCGGTGCTGGCCGGGCTCGACGCGGCTGCTGCGAGCGGCTTCACGCACGTGCTGACGATGGATTCCGACGGCCAGCATCCGGCCGACCTGATTCCCGAATTCATGGCCGCGTCGCAGGCGGCGCCGGATGCGATGGTGCTGGGCCTGCCGAAGTTCGACGCGAGCGCGCCGCAGCTGCGCGTGCAGGGGCGGCGGCTGTCGAACGGATGGGCCGACCTCGAGACGCTATGGGCCGGGATCGGCGATTCGTTGTACGGCTTTCGCGTGTACCCGGTCGCACCACTCGCCGCGATCATGCATCGCCAGTCGTGGATGCGCGGGTTCGACTTCGATCCGGAAGCGGCCGTGCGGCTGTGCTGGGCCGGGGTGCGGCCGATCCGCATCGAAGCGCCGGTGCGCTACTTCGGCGCGCACGAGGGCGGCGTGTCGCATTTCCACTATGGCCGCGACAACGCGCTGCTCGTGTGGATGCATCTGCGGCTCTTCGCCGGTTTCGTGGTGCGACTGCCGATGCTGGTCGCGCGGCGGCTCACGCGACGGTCGCCTGCCGCGCTCAGCCGATCGTCCGGCCGCGGCGATTGA
- a CDS encoding (Fe-S)-binding protein — MNERHYPATAPAHVYLFATCLVDLFVPEAGLDAVRLLEREGLTVHYPRGQSCCGQPAYSSGNPDQARRVAAAQLDLFGEPWPVIVPSGSCAGMIRHHWPALFADDPVHGPKARAIAERTYELAEFLVHVLHVRLDGIDTNAGPDERVVLHTSCAARREMGTRVHGVALVDALPGVTRIEHERESECCGFGGTFSLKHPDISGAMVHDKVASACATGCDRLVSADCGCLLNIGHAATKAGATLPVEHLASFLWRRTAGAGSLRGDTQ, encoded by the coding sequence ATGAACGAAAGGCACTACCCCGCCACCGCCCCCGCGCACGTCTATCTGTTCGCGACCTGCCTGGTCGACCTGTTCGTCCCCGAAGCCGGGCTCGACGCGGTCCGCCTGCTGGAACGCGAAGGCCTGACCGTCCACTATCCGCGCGGCCAGAGCTGCTGCGGACAGCCGGCCTACAGCAGCGGCAATCCCGATCAGGCGCGCCGCGTCGCGGCCGCGCAGCTCGACCTGTTCGGCGAGCCGTGGCCCGTGATCGTGCCGTCCGGCTCGTGCGCGGGCATGATCCGGCACCATTGGCCGGCTCTGTTCGCCGACGACCCCGTGCACGGTCCGAAGGCTCGCGCGATTGCGGAGCGCACGTACGAACTCGCCGAGTTCCTCGTTCATGTGCTCCACGTGCGGCTCGACGGCATCGATACGAACGCCGGCCCGGACGAGCGCGTGGTGCTGCACACGTCGTGCGCGGCCCGCCGTGAAATGGGCACGCGCGTGCACGGCGTCGCGCTCGTCGACGCGCTGCCGGGCGTCACGCGCATCGAACATGAACGCGAATCGGAATGCTGCGGCTTCGGCGGCACGTTCTCGCTGAAGCATCCCGACATCTCCGGTGCGATGGTGCACGACAAGGTCGCATCGGCCTGCGCGACGGGCTGCGACCGGCTCGTGTCGGCGGACTGCGGCTGCCTGCTGAATATCGGCCATGCCGCGACCAAGGCCGGCGCGACGCTGCCCGTCGAGCATCTCGCAAGCTTCCTTTGGCGCCGCACGGCAGGCGCCGGCTCGCTGCGCGGAGACACGCAATGA
- a CDS encoding LutC/YkgG family protein, translated as MSARDAILARLRAAAPGVAANAAPALDARIDTHYAARRAPVAVDSHALARTMQAALAASHADVWCATADAWPAQLAARLADAGVRRLLLDPARAESAALARALPDAVAPVPFDRPIDAWKAELFDTIDAGFTVARSGIAATGTVVLAPDAGTPRTVSLVPPLHVALVHANTLHADLHAAVHAERWHTGMPTNVVLVSGPSKTSDIQQTLAYGAHGPRNLWVVIVTEPTATACQDLPR; from the coding sequence ATGAGCGCGCGCGACGCCATCCTCGCGCGCCTGCGGGCCGCCGCCCCCGGTGTCGCCGCGAACGCCGCGCCCGCGCTCGATGCGCGCATCGACACGCATTACGCGGCACGCCGCGCACCGGTCGCCGTCGATTCTCACGCGCTCGCGCGCACGATGCAGGCCGCACTCGCCGCGTCGCACGCCGACGTCTGGTGCGCCACCGCGGACGCGTGGCCCGCGCAGCTTGCCGCACGGCTCGCCGACGCCGGCGTGCGCCGCCTGCTGCTCGATCCGGCCCGCGCCGAATCCGCAGCCCTCGCGCGTGCGCTGCCCGACGCGGTCGCGCCGGTGCCGTTCGACCGGCCGATCGACGCGTGGAAAGCCGAGCTGTTCGACACGATCGACGCGGGCTTCACCGTCGCGCGCTCGGGCATCGCGGCGACCGGCACCGTCGTGCTCGCGCCCGATGCCGGCACGCCGCGCACGGTGTCGCTGGTGCCGCCGCTGCACGTCGCGCTCGTCCATGCGAACACGCTGCACGCGGACCTTCACGCCGCCGTGCACGCGGAGCGCTGGCACACCGGCATGCCGACCAACGTCGTGCTGGTGTCGGGCCCGTCGAAAACCTCCGACATCCAGCAGACCCTCGCGTATGGCGCACACGGGCCGCGCAACCTCTGGGTCGTGATCGTCACCGAACCGACCGCAACCGCCTGCCAGGACCTGCCGCGATGA
- a CDS encoding CHRD domain-containing protein: protein MPKLRLLQMALLAGVLAAGSAAAETVRLSANLQPSSEVPPTATKGAGAVDATYDTATHMLQWTVTYDHLTGPATAAHFHGPAPVGQNAGVQVPIPKDALASPIKGSKELTDSQVTDLMGGKWYFNVHTKEHPSGEIRGQMMPAN, encoded by the coding sequence ATGCCGAAGCTGCGTTTGCTCCAGATGGCGTTGCTTGCGGGCGTGCTGGCCGCCGGCAGCGCCGCCGCCGAAACGGTGCGCCTGTCCGCCAACCTGCAGCCGTCGAGCGAAGTGCCGCCCACCGCGACCAAGGGCGCGGGCGCCGTCGATGCGACCTACGACACGGCCACCCACATGCTGCAGTGGACGGTGACTTACGACCACCTCACAGGCCCGGCCACCGCTGCGCATTTCCACGGGCCCGCGCCGGTCGGTCAGAACGCCGGTGTGCAGGTGCCGATTCCGAAGGACGCGCTTGCGAGCCCGATCAAGGGCTCGAAGGAACTCACCGACTCGCAGGTCACCGACCTGATGGGCGGCAAGTGGTACTTCAACGTGCACACGAAGGAGCATCCGTCCGGCGAGATCCGTGGCCAGATGATGCCGGCGAACTGA
- a CDS encoding lactate permease LctP family transporter: protein MQVWHQIYTPLGSLGLSALVAAIPIVFFFVALAALRMKGHVAAAITLLLALGVAILAYGMPVPQALAAAGFGFAYGLWPIAWIIVAAVFLYKIVVKTGQFDIIRASVLSITDDQRLQMLLIGFSFGAFLEGAAGFGAPVAITAALLVGLGFRPLHAAGLCLIANTAPVAFGAMGIPIIVAGQVTGIDAFHIGAMAGRQLPLLSLAVPFWLVFMMDGLRGVRQTWPAALVAGGSFAITQYFTSNHIGPELPDITSSLVSLVSLATFLKVWQPSSAKQTAGGLVASGGGAALAGFGGGGNATGASRQASPYTLAQTVRAWSPFLILTAVVTVWSIAPFKALFAAHGALASTVLKFHVAGLDQLVVKTAPIAATPKALDAVLKIDVVSAVGSAILVTALISMALLRMKPRDALVTFGETLKELTRPILSIGLVLAFAFVANYSGMSSTLALMLAATGAAFPFFSPFLGWLGVFLTGSDTSSNALFCSLQQATAHQLGVPETLAVAANTTGGVTAKMISPQSIAVACAATGLVGKESELFRFTVRHSLLFAVIVGLITLVQAYVLPGMVP from the coding sequence ATGCAGGTTTGGCATCAGATCTACACCCCGCTCGGCAGCCTCGGGCTGTCGGCGCTCGTCGCCGCGATCCCGATCGTCTTCTTTTTCGTCGCGCTCGCCGCGTTGCGGATGAAGGGGCACGTCGCCGCCGCGATCACGCTGCTGCTGGCGCTCGGCGTCGCGATCCTCGCTTACGGCATGCCCGTGCCGCAGGCGCTCGCCGCGGCCGGCTTCGGCTTCGCGTACGGCCTGTGGCCGATCGCGTGGATCATCGTCGCGGCCGTGTTCCTGTACAAGATCGTCGTGAAGACCGGGCAGTTCGACATCATCCGCGCGTCGGTGCTGTCGATCACCGACGACCAGCGGCTGCAGATGCTGCTGATCGGCTTTTCGTTCGGCGCGTTTCTCGAAGGCGCCGCCGGCTTCGGCGCGCCGGTCGCGATCACGGCCGCGCTGCTCGTCGGTCTTGGCTTCAGGCCGCTGCACGCGGCCGGACTGTGTCTGATTGCAAACACCGCGCCGGTCGCGTTCGGCGCGATGGGCATCCCGATCATCGTCGCCGGGCAGGTGACCGGCATCGACGCGTTCCACATCGGCGCGATGGCCGGCCGCCAGTTGCCGCTGCTCTCGCTCGCGGTGCCGTTCTGGCTCGTGTTCATGATGGACGGGCTGCGCGGCGTGCGGCAGACCTGGCCGGCCGCGCTCGTCGCCGGCGGCAGCTTCGCGATCACGCAGTACTTCACGTCGAACCATATCGGGCCCGAGCTGCCGGACATCACGTCGTCGCTCGTCAGCCTCGTGTCGCTTGCCACGTTCCTGAAGGTCTGGCAGCCGAGCAGCGCGAAGCAGACGGCCGGCGGCCTCGTCGCGTCCGGCGGCGGTGCGGCGCTCGCGGGATTCGGCGGGGGCGGCAACGCCACGGGGGCGAGCCGGCAGGCGTCGCCGTACACGCTCGCGCAGACCGTGCGCGCGTGGTCGCCGTTCCTGATCCTGACGGCCGTCGTCACCGTGTGGAGCATCGCGCCGTTCAAGGCGCTGTTCGCCGCGCACGGCGCGCTCGCGTCGACCGTCCTGAAGTTCCATGTGGCCGGGCTCGACCAGCTCGTCGTGAAGACCGCGCCGATCGCCGCGACACCGAAGGCGCTCGACGCCGTGCTGAAGATCGACGTCGTGTCGGCGGTGGGCAGCGCGATCCTCGTGACCGCGCTGATCTCGATGGCGCTGTTGCGGATGAAGCCTCGCGATGCGCTCGTCACGTTCGGCGAAACGCTGAAGGAACTCACGCGCCCGATCCTGTCGATCGGCCTCGTGCTCGCGTTCGCGTTCGTCGCGAACTACTCTGGGATGTCGTCGACGCTCGCGCTGATGCTGGCCGCGACCGGCGCCGCGTTCCCGTTCTTCTCGCCATTCCTCGGCTGGCTCGGCGTGTTCCTGACCGGCTCGGATACGTCGTCGAACGCACTGTTCTGCTCGCTGCAGCAAGCGACCGCGCACCAGCTCGGCGTGCCGGAAACGCTCGCGGTCGCCGCGAACACGACGGGCGGCGTGACAGCGAAGATGATCTCGCCGCAGTCGATCGCGGTGGCATGCGCGGCGACCGGTCTCGTCGGCAAGGAATCCGAGCTGTTCCGCTTCACGGTGCGTCACAGCCTGCTGTTCGCGGTGATCGTCGGCCTGATCACGCTCGTGCAGGCCTACGTGCTGCCGGGGATGGTGCCGTAA
- a CDS encoding class II aldolase/adducin family protein, with product MQRVPNQPFTRPARFSEAEWQARVQLAAAYRIFDHLGWTELIYNHISLRVPGEDGHFLINPFGLHYREVCASNLVKIDIDGNVIGHSDWPINPAGFTFHSAIHAALPDAHCVMHVHTTPTMAVCCSRDGLSFSNFYSAQLYGKIAYHDFEGITVHLEEGRRIVESAGGRPVLLLRNHGPVTIGATLAQTFSLMWLLNRACEVQVATHAIGDALPIAPPVLEGCVRDSLNFDPKHGAGQDAFDALQRIVDRIDPGYRA from the coding sequence ATGCAACGTGTACCGAACCAGCCGTTCACGCGTCCCGCCCGCTTCTCCGAAGCCGAATGGCAGGCGCGCGTGCAGCTCGCGGCCGCCTACCGGATCTTCGACCATCTCGGCTGGACCGAGCTGATCTACAACCATATCTCGCTGCGCGTGCCGGGCGAGGACGGCCATTTCCTGATCAATCCGTTCGGGCTCCATTACCGCGAGGTATGCGCGTCGAACCTCGTGAAGATCGACATCGACGGCAACGTGATCGGCCATTCCGACTGGCCGATCAATCCGGCGGGCTTCACGTTCCACAGCGCGATCCATGCGGCGCTGCCCGACGCGCATTGCGTGATGCACGTGCATACGACGCCGACGATGGCCGTGTGCTGCTCGCGCGACGGGTTGTCGTTCTCGAACTTCTATTCGGCGCAGTTGTACGGGAAGATCGCGTATCACGATTTCGAGGGCATTACCGTGCATCTCGAGGAAGGACGGCGCATCGTCGAGAGCGCTGGCGGGCGGCCCGTGCTGCTGTTGCGCAACCACGGGCCCGTGACGATCGGCGCGACGCTCGCGCAGACCTTCTCGTTGATGTGGTTGCTCAATCGCGCATGCGAAGTGCAGGTCGCGACCCACGCGATCGGCGATGCACTGCCGATCGCGCCGCCGGTGCTCGAGGGCTGCGTGCGCGATTCCCTGAACTTCGATCCGAAGCACGGTGCGGGGCAGGATGCATTCGACGCGTTGCAGCGCATCGTCGACCGGATCGATCCGGGCTATCGCGCGTGA
- a CDS encoding M48 family metalloprotease, with translation MHIKKAAAACGMAFLLSACGGVQNLDANSLTSAGTSLFKAATLSDSDIAALSNDSCKASDAESKIAAPNSAYSKRLTKVMKGFGDMTLNGQKINYKVYMTKDVNAWAMGNGCVRVYSGLMDMMNDDELRGVIGHEMGHVALGHSKKAMQTAYAVSAARTAAGAASPGVAALTSSQLGDITEKFINAQFSQTQESAADDYSFDLMKQKNMNQRGLVTAFQKLAQLDGGKSSMMSSHPSSSSRAQHIQDRIAKGS, from the coding sequence ATGCATATCAAGAAAGCGGCGGCAGCGTGTGGCATGGCGTTCCTGTTGAGCGCATGCGGCGGGGTGCAGAATCTCGACGCGAACAGCCTGACGTCGGCGGGGACCAGCCTGTTCAAGGCGGCGACGCTGTCGGACAGCGACATCGCGGCGCTGTCGAACGACTCGTGCAAGGCGAGCGACGCCGAATCGAAGATCGCCGCGCCGAACAGCGCGTATTCGAAGCGCCTGACGAAGGTGATGAAGGGCTTCGGCGACATGACGCTGAACGGCCAGAAGATCAACTACAAGGTCTACATGACCAAGGACGTCAACGCGTGGGCGATGGGCAACGGCTGCGTGCGCGTGTACAGCGGCCTGATGGACATGATGAACGACGACGAATTGCGCGGCGTGATCGGTCATGAAATGGGCCACGTCGCGCTGGGTCATTCGAAGAAGGCGATGCAGACCGCCTACGCGGTCAGCGCGGCACGTACGGCGGCCGGCGCGGCATCGCCGGGCGTCGCGGCCCTGACGAGCTCGCAGCTCGGCGACATCACCGAGAAGTTCATCAACGCGCAGTTCTCGCAGACGCAGGAAAGCGCGGCCGACGACTACTCGTTCGACCTGATGAAGCAGAAGAACATGAACCAGAGGGGCCTCGTCACCGCGTTCCAGAAGCTCGCGCAGCTCGATGGCGGCAAGAGCTCGATGATGAGCTCGCACCCGTCGTCGTCGAGCCGTGCGCAGCACATCCAGGATCGCATCGCGAAGGGCAGCTGA
- a CDS encoding LutB/LldF family L-lactate oxidation iron-sulfur protein, whose product MSDQPLQFVAPGDFKARARAALDNPALRRSFRGAMDFLQDKRATQFPDDTELQQLRDLGEAVRQHALAQLPTLLERLEAKLTAAGVHVHWAETAADANAIVLGIAQTKKARRVIKGKSMASEEIELNHFLANHGVDCIESDMGEFIVQLAGEKPSHIVMPAIHKTRGDIAELFEEHIPGTRYTEDVDELIQTGRRALRRAFAQADIGLSGVNFAAADTGTLWLVENEGNGRLSTTVPDTHIAIMGIEKVVEKLEHVVPLSSLLTRSATGQAITTYFNLVSGPRRDGERDGPRELHLVLLDNGRTQAYADEQLRATLQCIRCGACMNHCPVYTRIGGHAYGTTYPGPIGKIISPHLLGLDATADLPSASTLCGACGEVCPVRIPIPQLLVRLRTEANRKPDEPVAHPLRGQGANYNRAEDLVWRFWSGAFAHPRAYRAFRWTATRLRALTPARQMGWTQHRTPLEPAPRSLSDLLRARGQPE is encoded by the coding sequence ATGAGCGACCAACCGCTGCAATTCGTCGCCCCCGGCGACTTCAAGGCCCGCGCGCGCGCCGCGCTCGACAATCCCGCGCTGCGCCGGAGCTTTCGCGGTGCGATGGACTTCCTGCAGGACAAGCGCGCGACCCAATTCCCCGACGATACCGAACTGCAGCAACTGCGCGATCTCGGCGAAGCCGTCCGGCAGCACGCGCTCGCGCAACTGCCCACGCTGCTCGAGCGGCTGGAGGCGAAGCTCACGGCAGCCGGCGTGCACGTGCACTGGGCCGAGACGGCCGCCGACGCGAACGCGATCGTGCTCGGCATCGCGCAGACGAAAAAGGCGCGCCGCGTGATCAAGGGCAAGTCGATGGCAAGCGAGGAAATCGAACTGAACCATTTCCTCGCGAATCACGGGGTCGACTGCATCGAGTCCGACATGGGCGAGTTCATCGTGCAGCTCGCGGGCGAGAAGCCGTCGCACATCGTGATGCCGGCTATCCACAAGACGCGCGGCGACATCGCCGAGCTGTTCGAGGAACACATCCCCGGCACGCGCTACACGGAGGACGTCGACGAGCTGATCCAGACGGGCCGGCGCGCACTGCGCCGCGCGTTCGCGCAAGCCGACATCGGCCTGTCCGGCGTGAACTTCGCGGCGGCCGACACGGGCACGCTGTGGCTCGTCGAGAACGAGGGCAACGGCCGGCTGTCGACCACCGTGCCCGACACGCACATCGCGATCATGGGCATCGAGAAGGTCGTCGAGAAACTCGAGCACGTCGTGCCGCTGTCGAGCCTGCTGACGCGCTCGGCCACCGGCCAGGCGATCACGACCTACTTCAACCTGGTCTCCGGCCCGCGCCGCGACGGCGAACGCGACGGCCCGCGCGAGCTGCATCTCGTGCTGCTCGACAACGGCCGCACGCAGGCCTATGCCGACGAACAGCTGCGCGCGACGCTGCAATGCATCCGCTGCGGCGCGTGCATGAACCACTGTCCCGTCTATACGCGCATCGGCGGCCACGCATACGGGACGACCTACCCGGGCCCGATCGGCAAGATCATCTCGCCGCATCTGCTCGGCCTCGACGCGACGGCCGACCTGCCGAGCGCATCGACGCTGTGCGGCGCGTGCGGCGAGGTGTGCCCGGTCCGGATTCCGATTCCGCAGTTGCTCGTGCGGCTGCGCACCGAGGCGAACCGCAAGCCCGACGAACCCGTCGCGCATCCGCTGCGCGGCCAGGGCGCGAACTACAACCGCGCGGAAGACCTCGTGTGGCGCTTCTGGTCGGGCGCGTTCGCGCATCCGCGCGCGTACCGCGCATTCCGCTGGACCGCGACGCGCCTGCGCGCGCTGACGCCGGCCCGGCAGATGGGCTGGACGCAGCACCGCACGCCGCTCGAGCCGGCGCCGCGCAGCCTGTCCGACCTGCTGCGCGCACGCGGGCAGCCCGAATAG